In Lodderomyces elongisporus chromosome 2, complete sequence, the following proteins share a genomic window:
- the PBP1 gene encoding poly(A)-binding protein binding protein (BUSCO:EOG09262HQM), which yields MPTRSGSKGEGGNGNGNGNGNGNGNGNGNGNSSGVVGAGGGGPPISGKSGNPSGQLDNNGSSGNGSNNAGNNGNGGGPFNTGIAAGAGAASHSSASHSFSSSEELGNNRLIYLISKSIGNSVIITTTDGSRYRGLLVATDLSKNPAPLSVVIQHPQLVNKGLIDEKNNLDGKKLPQTLIVPAKDLIDFEIELNINEPVKQYTASNAAVSTASNIAKTISPGEASVVAVNKGEVDTATGKDAPTKENSITPEPVEQAKEKTISDASQINIASEKHLEKTAAPKPIELGENKVNKKETYSSAIESAMAQQPENTKPTFSTKQGFKTDSDISARGKPIQEREFVRWDAGNDNYNSSSLPSLTLEEEQYATNGKGKWDQFKVNEEKFGVESTYDEHLYTTRIDKSAADYKERLSKAEKLAREIEGSSTTDRHILEDRGISVDDDDNGMDEEDKYSGVDRRGDELMAVLGISNNNKNNVSQASVNTHQFKQPQETGKYVTPRQRAAQYHNDPAIVASSAVKKKSPAPTPAPTPGQGQTPGQAPGQGQTPGQAPGQGKAIAQQRTDSKKPPASAAVSNESFRLNAQSEINSLRAFSANFKIPHKMPQDLLPILAKDKMKQDEILKKQQEQAKLQEQKQKQKQEQEQEQKEIHTEVKEQKQEQKQEPAASKPKVHTPASPQKSQAQPSNTEKKPASKFKLNPNAAAFTPTFKPSQLTSPKNTNSAPVPPIPQIPSVTQVPQIQQIPQIPQIPQIPQIPQAPVPPVSQVPQVPQVHGSSSAYQSPRTATSRASNGNVSHTPKRHHQITAQDFFGANKVPTKDGQASKVKSFQTGFNLFNHAKKKAKESGTPVVFEKLYQTPPTWNSTIEETYTTLFPRSTYNVYGVGSVGGSTPGIGSTTPSQLSASYLPSPLMATTPPGVSPQLPIMQGVPIASGVGAPGGGAPLPYGFSIPPQFHQFQPHQYQQYSQQQLPQQYQQQQYQQHYQQQQHQQHQQQYQQPHFPQVAAAPMWFIPPPQGFGMMNNPYQNAAPGGHNHGHGHGHGHGQQTRRYK from the exons ATGCCAAC TCGCAGTGGAAGCAAAGGTGAAGGTGGAAAtggcaatggcaatggaaatggaaacgGAAacggaaatggaaatggaaatggaaacagTAGCGGTGTTGTTGGAGCTGGTGGCGGAGGCCCACCTATAAGTGGTAAATCTGGCAATCCACTGGGTCAGCTTGACAACAATGGCTCGAGTGGTAATGGAAGTAACAATGCAGGCAACAATGGTAATGGAGGGGGACCATTCAATACTGGCATCgctgctggtgctggtgctgcttCTCattcttctgcttctcattctttttcttcttccgaGGAATTAGGCAACAACAGGCTCATCTACTTGATCTCTAAATCTATTGGCAATTCCGTCATTATTACCACTACTGATGGCTCTAGATACAGAGGTTTATTAGTTGCTACCGACTTGTCAAAAAATCCAGCACCTTTGTCTGTGGTGATTCAACACCCGCAATTGGTCAATAAAGGATTGATTGATGAGAAAAATAATTTGGACGGGAAGAAATTGCCTCAGACGTTGATTGTTCCAGCAAAGgatttgattgattttgaaatcGAGTTGAACATTAACGAGCCAGTGAAGCAATACACAGCTAGCAATGCTGCTGTGTCAACTGCTTCTAATATCGCAAAAACCATTTCTCCAGGAGAAGCttctgttgttgcagtGAACAAAGGCGAGGTCGATACTGCAACTGGAAAAGATGcaccaacaaaagaaaatagtaTTACCCCCGAACCAGTCGAGCAAGCTaaggaaaaaacaatttcgGATGCATCTCAAATTAATATTGCCTCTGAAAAACATTTGGAAAAGACAGCTGCACCAAAACCAATAGAATTAGGAGAGAACAAAGTTAATAAGAAAGAGACATACTCATCAGCTATTGAGTCAGCCATGGCACAGCAACCTGAGAACACAAAGCCTACTTTTTCTACGAAGCAAGGGTTCAAGACTGATTCTGATATTTCTGCTCGAGGAAAACCTATTCAGGAAAGGGAATTTGTTAGATGGGATGCCGGTAATGACAACTACAATAGCAGCTCTTTACCCAGTCTCACGTTGGAAGAAGAGCAATATGCCACCAATGGGAAAGGCAAATGGGATCAATTCAAGGTCAATGAAGAGAAATTTGGCGTTGAAAGCACCTATGATGAACACTTGTACACCACAAGAATAGATAAATCTGCAGCAGATTACAAGGAGCGTTTATCCAAGGCCGAAAAATTGGCCAGAGAAATCGAGGGAAGCTCTACCACTGATCGCCATATATTAGAAGATAGAGGTATTTCagttgatgatgacgataaCGGTATGGACGAGGAGGACAAATATTCAGGTGTGGACCGTCGAGGAGACGAATTGATGGCAGTTTTGGGAATcagtaacaataataagaaCAATGTTTCCCAAGCATCAGTGAATACTCATCAGTTCAAACAGCCACAAGAGACTGGTAAATATGTCACGCCACGCCAAAGAGCTGCTCAATATCATAATGACCCGGCGATTGTGGCAAGCTCGGcagtgaagaaaaagtcaccagcaccaacaccagcaccaacaccGGGACAAGGACAAACCCCAGGACAAGCACCAGGACAAGGACAAACACCAGGTCAAGCACCAGGACAAGGAAAAGCTATAGCGCAACAGAGAACAGattcaaaaaaaccacCAGCATCTGCAGCTGTGTCTAATGAGTCATTTAGACTCAATGCACAAAGCGAAATAAACTCGTTACGTGCATTTAGTGCCAATTTCAAGATTCCACACAAGATGCCTCAAGATCTTTTGCCAATATTAGCAAAGGACAAGATGAAACAAGATGAGATTTTGAAGaagcaacaagaacaagcaaaattacaagaacaaaagcagaaacaaaaacaagaacaagaacaagaacaaaaggaGATACATACAGAGGtcaaagagcaaaaacaGGAGCAAAAACAGGAGCCTGCTgcatcaaaaccaaaagtaCACACACCTGCTTCACCCCAAAAGTCTCAAGCACAACCAAGCAACACCGAGAAAAAACCTGCTAGCAAATTCAAACTCAATCCGAATGCCGCTGCTTTTACTCCTACATTCAAACCCAGTCAATTGACTTCACCAAAGAACACAAATCTGGCACCAGTACCTCCGATTCCGCAAATTCCACTGGTTACACAGGTTCCACAGATCCAGCAAATTCCGCAAATTCCTCAAATTCCACAGATCCCACAAATTCCACAGGCACCAGTTCCACCAGTGTCACAAGTACCACAAGTACCACAAGTTCATGGATCATCTTCAGCATACCAATCACCAAGAACAGCTACGAGTCGGGCTTCAAATGGCAATGTGTCGCATACACCAAAGAGACACCATCAAATTACTGCTCAAGACTTTTTTGGTGCTAATAAAGTACCTACCAAAGATGGCCAAGCTTCAAAAGTCAAGTCTTTCCAAACTGGGtttaatttgtttaatCATGCTAAAAAGAAGGCAAAAGAGTCCGGAACTCCTGTCGTTTTCGAAAAGCTTTATCAAACTCCACCTACTTGGAATTCAACAATTGAAGAGACATATACGACTTTATTCCCTAGATCCACATACAACGTTTATGGTGTTGGCAGTGTTGGGGGTAGTACCCCTGGAATTGGTAGTACGACCCCACTGCAATTATCTGCCTCTTACTTGCCAAGTCCTTTGATGGCAACCACACCACCTGGAGTATCTCCACAACTACCAATTATGCAAGGTGTGCCAATTGCTAGTGGAGTAGGAGCTCCAGGAGGAGGGGCACCATTACCTTATGGGTTCCTGATTCCTCCACAATTCCATCAATTCCAACCACATCAATACCAACAATAcctgcaacaacagcttCCACAGCAgtaccaacaacagcaatatcaacaacattatcagcagcaacaacatcaacagcatcaacaacaatatcaacaaccTCATTTCCCACAAGTGGCAGCAGCACCAATGTGGTTTATACCTCCGCCTCAAGGGTTTGGTATGATGAATAACCCGTACCAGAATGCTGCTCCAGGCGGTCACAATCATGGTCATGGTCATGGTCATGGTCATGGCCAGCAAACACGGAGGTACAAGTAG